Proteins encoded in a region of the Bicyclus anynana chromosome 9, ilBicAnyn1.1, whole genome shotgun sequence genome:
- the LOC112055102 gene encoding mitochondrial import receptor subunit TOM70 — protein MASTGSTPFPKWQLAILLGAPLAIGLGYLYLRNRLEDPEKKKAAELKAKTTISLDNEDNVKAAESAIDRAMKLKGAGNRAFHAGEYDKAISLYNEAIEACPPDRSVDLATFYQNRSACYEKREMWEQVKEDCTFALKLNEKYVKAFLRRSRAAEKSGDLVLALEDVTSACILERFQVQSSLVNADRILKALGRQHAREALSKRQPVMPSKHFIKTYFSAFSEDPITKLYVDEKDNSGFANAKRALDAQNYESVVDLCTEELNTEGKYKYEALLLRATFYLLLGRHDEAQADLARLIDSDAPTKIRVNALIKRASLYTQLENTERCLEDFANAAKLDANNSDIYHHRGQVYLLLERMDEATAEFAKAVELNPDFSIAYIQKCYADYRHAQLHKNIGALTQVRADFERALERFPRCAEVYILYAQVLSDQQEWGRAEALFESALAVDPNNATLYVHKGLVQLQKSTDFDKAVKLINKAIEIDDKCDFAYETLGTIEVQRGNLRRSLELFEKAIALAKTEQEMTHLFSLKDAAAAQLKVSERWGLDWTVS, from the exons ATGGCTTCTACGGGCAGTACACCTTTTCCTAAATGGCAGCTAGCCATCTTACTCGGTGCTCCATTGGCTATCGGTTTAGGTTACCTTTATCTGAGAAATAGATTAGAGGATCCCGAAAAGAAAAAGGCAGCAGAATTGAAAGCAAAGACTACGATCTCCTTAGACAACGAAGACAATGTGAAAGCTGCGGAAAGCGCTATAGACCGTGCCATGAAACTGAAGGGAGCCGGAAACCGAGCATTCCACGCAGGTGAATACGATAAAGCTATTTCTCTGTACAATGAAGCTATCGAGGCATGCCCGCCCGATCGTTCCGTTGacttggctactttttatcagaACCGGTCGGCTTGCTACGAAAAACGGGAAATGTGGGAGCAGGTAAAAGAAGACTGTACTTTTGCACTTAAACTCAACGAAAAATATGTCAAAGCGTTTCTGCGGCGGTCTCGAGCAGCTGAAAAGAGTGGCGACCTTGTTCTCGCTCTAGAAGATGTTACATCTGCTTGTATTCTTGAGAGATTCCAAGTGCAAAGTTCTCTGGTAAACGCTGATCGTATTCTTAAAGCTCTCGGAAGACAACACGCCCGCGAAGCACTTTCCAAAAGACAGCCAGTGATGCCatctaaacattttattaaaacttatttctCTGCTTTCTCTGAAGATCCTATTACAAAACTATATGTGGATGAAAAAGATAACAGTGGCTTTGCTAATGCAAAGCGTGCTCTGGATGCCCAAAACTATGAATCAGTAGTTGATTTATGTACTGAAGAATTAAACACAGAAGGAAAGTACAAATATGAAGCCTTACTGTTAAGAGCAACATTCTATCTGCTTTTGGGAAGACATGACGAGGCACAAGCTGATCTTGCGAGGTTAATTGACAGTGATGCACCTACTAAAATTAGAGTCAATGCCCTTATAAAAAGGGCTTCTCTATACACTCAACTAGAAAACACTGAACGCTGTTTAGAAGACTTTGCAAATGCTGCAAAGTTGGATGCAAACAACTCTGATATCTATCATCACCGTGGTCAAGTGTATCTTCTGTTGGAAAGAATGGACGAGGCGACTGCAGAGTTTGCCAAGGCCGTTGAACTTAATCCTGATTTCTCCATTGCTTACATTCAAAAATGTTATGCAGATTACAGACATGCACAATTGCACAAGAATATTGGAGCTTTAACCCAAGTTAGGGCTGACTTTGAGCGTGCCCTAGAGAGATTCCCGAGGTGTGCTGAAGTCTATATTCTCTATGCTCAAGTATTGTCAGATCAACAAGAGTGGGGTCGCGCCGAGGCTTTGTTTGAGTCTGCTTTAGCTGTTGACCCAAATAATGCCACATTATACGTACACAAGGGACTTGTTCAGTTGCAAAAGAGCACAGACTTTGATAAAGCtgtcaaattaattaacaaagctATTGAGATTGATGACAAATGTGACTTTGCATACGAGACATTGGGAACTATTGAAGTACAAAG aGGCAATCTACGAAGGTCCTTAGAACTATTTGAAAAGGCTATTGCATTGGCTAAGACAGAACAAGAGATGACACACTTGTTCTCCTTGAAAGATGCTGCAGCAGCCCAGTTAAAGGTATCAGAGCGCTGGGGATTAGATTGGACTGTCAGTTAG
- the LOC112055103 gene encoding uncharacterized protein LOC112055103: MFGIKKLNNIVKLNSIIRSSTISRKCCAPLCQQKRLKSDLYEPDYLISMEPDEPVYDCLNFQLKGYDFTVLESCQKEIHRYAEIMGIQVEECWATPAQQLKVHRYKPASTAVESEYHLNVYERNVQVSDVPAWALGTLLRVSRALLPEGCTLNVHEHTPDHEEIRYVPDNELIDLQQQLEDMGGARAEKKKKK, encoded by the exons ATGTTTggaataaagaaattaaataatata GTTAAATTAAACAGTATAATTAGAAGTAGTACCATTTCACGGAAGTGTTGTGCTCCATTGTGTCAACAAAAACGGCTCAAAAGTGATCTATATGAGCCAGACTATCTTATT AGTATGGAACCAGATGAGCCTGTTTATGACTGTTTGAATTTTCAACTAAAGGGATATGATTTCACTGTGCTTGAATCTTgccaaaaagaaatacatagaTATGCTGAAATAATGGGAATACAGGTTGAAGAATG CTGGGCTACACCAGCTCAACAGTTAAAAGTTCACCGCTACAAACCTGCAAGCACAGCAGTAGAGTCTGAATATCATTTAAATGTCTATGAAAGGAATGTTCAG GTAAGTGATGTCCCCGCGTGGGCCCTCGGTACGTTGCTGCGAGTGTCGCGCGCACTACTGCCCGAGGGGTGTACGCTCAATGTGCACGAACACACGCCTGACCACGAGGAAATCCGCTACGTGCCGGACAACGAGCTGATCGACTTGCAACAACAGTTGGAAGACATGGGAGGAGCTCGCGctgagaaaaagaagaaaaaatag